One Drosophila yakuba strain Tai18E2 chromosome 4, Prin_Dyak_Tai18E2_2.1, whole genome shotgun sequence genomic window carries:
- the LOC6523735 gene encoding ephrin type-B receptor 1-B isoform X2, translating into MVSGCHPNDKDAKYIGIKGNTYSETIQTSVQNDGLSTFNCSIYKVQAPINEQIRSQLFWRMSLLSTILLILISIHFKLAHADQVVLLDTTREATLEWTRYPYGPQAQTPGWVEESFTDFVKGINWRSYVVCDVAYHNVNNWLWSPFIDRGSANRLYIEIQFTIRDCSLFPGNALSCKETFSLLFYEFDAATREPPPWQTDSYRLIARIAAGEGRFNQNSDVDINTEVKSIAVNKKGVYFAFRDQGACISVLAVKVYYITCPAVTENFAHFNETPTGREITIIEKQNGTCVENAEPYEPPTYLCKGDGKWTILTGGCRCKAGYEPNYINKTCTECPFGTFKSPEVTKCTPCPPNSNASNTGSPFCKCVSGYYRHPNDGRHMPCYSPPAAPTNLTLLFVDQTSAIISWSAPARNESLLLETQPKMYHSDIVYKIKCVNCSPNVVYNPSTDTFNETKITLTNLEPVTTYTLQIHAINSASHITDSNRHSNETSLVAVNDITLLNTSFLNIPLDLNEVKTGHAEIVFTTESVLLSTVFNLRILAITSTDADLEWDKPVQSDSPLEFYEVRWFPKVELDAINKSALNTKETKAHIVGLLENTEYGFQVRCKTINGFGSYSNMIYAQTLQSVGSVYDDSVQIRFIAGAIVTAVLFLVIFIIATVYFMRSKHQDELDKKSTNHLPLPLDYASNEVTTPLFGNSRSYVDPHTYEDPNQAIREFAREIDANYITIEAIIGGGEFGDVCRGRLKIPPNFVQDIDVAIKTLKPGSSEKARCDFLTEASIMGQFDHPNVIYLQGVVTRSNPVMIITEYMENGSLDTFLRVNDGKFQTLQLIVMLRGIASGMSYLSEMNYVHRDLAARNVLVNAQLICKIADFGLSREIENASDAYTTRGGKIPVRWTAPEAIAFRKFTSASDVWSYGVVLWEVMSYGERPYWNWSNQDVIKSIEKGYRLPAPMDCPEALYQLMLDCWQKQRTHRPTFASIVSTLDNLARQPQSLLTTRHSPESDGNHILDAQRGQNIFISTDLWLEHIKMSRYCQHFKEANLVNAQQISRLTAQQLSDMGITLVGHQKKILHQARQLDTII; encoded by the exons atggtGTCCGGGTGTCACCCAAATGACAAAGATGCCAAATATATTGGTATTAAAGGCAATACTTATTCCGAAACAATTCAAACTTCCGTACAAAATGATGGTTTAAGCACCTTCAACTGTTCGATTTACAAAGTTCAAGCTCCAATTAACGAGCAAATAAGATCTCAATTGTTTTGGAGAATGTCATTACTGAGCACAATActacttattttaatttcaattcaCTTTAAATTGGCACATGCAGATCAGG TCGTTCTATTGGATACAACTAGAGAAGCTACATTGGAGTGGACCAGGTATCCGTATGGCCCTCAAGCCCAAACACCGGGG TGGGTAGAAGAGTCATTTACCGACTTCGTTAAGGGCATAAACTGGAGAAGCTATGTGGTGTGCGATGTGGCATATCACAACGTCAATAACTGGTTGTGGTCGCCGTTTATTGATCGTGGATCAGCAAACCGACTTTATATTGAAATTCAGTTCACAATACGCGATTGTTCTTTATTCCCag GAAACGCTTTGTCATGCAAGGAAACATTTAGCTTACTGTTTTACGAGTTTGATGCTGCTACTCGAGAACCTCCTCCATGGCAAACAGACAGTTACAGGCTGATTGCTCGCATCGCGGCTGGTGAGGGGCGCTTCAATCAGAACTCCGATGTAGATATTAACACTGAGGTGAAGAGCATAGCCGTGAACAAAAAAGGCGTATATTTTGCTTTCAGAGATCAGGGCGCTTGTATTAGCGTCCTGGCGGTAAAAGTATATTATATTACGTGTCCCGCTGTTACCGAAAACTTTGCACACTTCAACGAAACACCTACGGGAAGAGAAATTACCATAATTGAGAAACAAAATGGAACTTGTGTCGAAAACGCAGAACCGTATGAGCCGCCAACCTACCTATGCAAAGGTGATGGAAAATGGACAATTCTTACAGGTGGTTGTCGTTGCAAGGCTGGCTATGAGCCGAATTACATCAATAAAACTTGTACAG aaTGTCCATTTGGAACATTTAAGTCTCCAGAGGTAACAAAATGTACTCCTTGTCCTCCCAATTCAAATGCTTCAAATACTGGTTCACCTTTCTGCAAGTGTGTGTCTGGATACTATAGACATCCAAACGATGGTCGACATATGCCATGTTATAGTCCACCAGCTGCACCTACTAATCTCACTTTGTTGTTCGTTGATCAAACAAGTGCCATAATATCTTGGAGCGCACCAGCCAGAAATGAATCACTTTTACTCGAAACTCAGCCTAAAATGTACCACAGTGATATTGTGTACAAGATCAAATGTGTTAATTGCAGCCCAAATGTAGTGTACAATCCCTCAACAGACACATTtaacgaaacaaaaataacactTACAAATCTTGAACCGGTAACGACATACACTTTGCAGATACACGCAATAAATAGCGCTTCCCATATTACCGATTCTAACAGACACTCCAACGAGACTTCACTAGTGGCAGTAAATGACATAACATTGCTAAATACGTCGTTTTTAAATATACCGTTGGATTTGAACGAAGTAAAGACCGGTCATGCTGAAATCGTTTTTACAACTGAGTCGGTTTTGCTCTCGACAGTTTTTAACTTGCGTATATTGGCTATAACTAGCACAGATGCCGATCTAGAATGGGATAAACCTGTTCAAAGTGATTCTCCGCTTGAATTTTATGAAGTGCGTTGGTTTCCAAAGGTCGAATTAGATGCTATAAATAAATCAGCTCTGAATACAAAGGAAACGAAAGCACATATAGTAGGACTGTTAGAAAATACGGAGTATGGATTTCAAGTTCGCTGTAAAACGATTAATGGGTTTGGTTCTTATAGTAACATGATTTACGCCCAAACTCTTCAATCCGTTGGGTCAG TATACGACGATTCTGTCCAAATACGATTTATTGCTGGAGCCATCGTGACGGCTGTACtatttttagtaatttttATAATAGCTACAGTATATTTCATGAGATCCAAGCATCAAGATGAACTTGATAAAAAATCTACAAATCATTTACCATTACCACTTGATTACGCCAGCAACGAAG TGACGACTCCTTTATTTGGAAATAGTAGAAGCTACGTAGATCCGCATACATATGAAGATCCTAATCAAGCAATAAGGGAATTTGCTCGAGAAATCGATGCAAACTACATTACAATAGAAGCTATTATTG GTGGTGGAGAATTTGGCGATGTCTGCCGCGGTCGCTTAAAAATACCCCCAAACTTTGTACAGGACATTGATGTTGCAATAAAGACTTTGAAACCAG GATCTTCGGAAAAAGCTCGCTGTGACTTTTTGACAGAGGCTTCTATTATGGGACAGTTTGATCACCCAAATGTTATTTACCTACAGGGAGTAGTTACTCGGTCTAATCCAGTTATGATTATTACTGAGTACATGGAAAATGGCAGCTTAGACACATTTCTTCGCGTGAATGATGGAAAGTTTCAAACATTACAGCTTATAGTTATGCTTCGGGGTATTGCCAGCGGGATGTCATATTTAAGTGAAATGAATTATGTACACAGAGACTTGGCGGCACGTAATGTTCTTGTAAATGCccaattaatatgcaaaatcGCGGACTTTGGATTGTCGcgtgaaattgaaaatgcaagTGATGCATATACAACTCGT gGCGGTAAAATTCCTGTACGTTGGACTGCGCCTGAAGCTATTGCTTTTAGAAAATTTACTTCAGCGTCAGATGTTTGGTCGTATGGAGTAGTTCTATGGGAGGTCATGTCCTATGGGGAACGCCCATATTGGAACTGGTCAAATCAG GACGTCATAAAAAGTATTGAAAAGGGCTATCGTTTACCAGCTCCAATGGACTGTCCAGAAGCCCTTTATCAGTTAATGTTGGATTGCTGGCAAAAGCAACGTACTCATCGTCCCACATTTGCTAGTATAGTTTCAACTCTTGACAACTTGGCAAGACAACCACAGTCATTATTGACAACCCGACACTCACCAGAATCAGACGGTAATCATATTTTGGATGCACAGCGAggtcaaaatatttttataagtaCCGATCTTTGGTTAGAGCACATTAAAATGTCTAGATACTGTCAACATTTTAAAGAGGCTAATTTAGTAAATGCTCAACAG atATCTAGGCTAACAGCTCAACAACTGTCCGACATGGGAATTACTTTAGTAGGACATCAAAAGAAGATTTTACATCAAGCCCGGCAACTGGACACTATAATATAA